Proteins from one Fragaria vesca subsp. vesca linkage group LG6, FraVesHawaii_1.0, whole genome shotgun sequence genomic window:
- the LOC101297068 gene encoding uncharacterized protein LOC101297068: MDLCLPFPCCVFDCESLRSLIVDMRCTVLKASSFATSHVSNLVCMMLTNITFEDDKGFCKWVSISCRFLKELLIDHVNGLENITIESSSLESFSRNSGSSCRALQLTCPNLKRLKWVGYYLPINLFMGEFNCLEEVEISFSNPEVDYARADFISARDNLLRSMCSVKALVLDPITVEILFKGGSPHAPFLNLWSLHVRIHESICNATGPALAALLNGASNLNTLDISSKSPKISNGIQSFGYAKGYWAKPGLLDFTSQLKEVTLELTNGSNGIALAWHILEHAQNLKKMIIICFPILPHHYNFLMKLEGTKIISNATITIQRN; this comes from the exons ATGGACTTATGTCTCCCTTTCCCATGTTGTGTCTTCGACTGTGAGTCTTTGAGGTCTTTAATTGTCGACATGAGGTGTACTGTTCTTAAAGCTTCATCATTTGCTACATCTCACGTCTCTAATCTGGTATGCATGATGTTAACAAATATTACTTTTGAAGATGATAAGGGGTTTTGCAAATGGGTCTCAATCTCCTGCAGATTCCTTAAGGAATTGCTTATTGATCATGTTAATGGGTTGGAAAATATCACCATTGAAAGTTCGTCCTTGGAATCATTCAGTCGGAACTCTGGCAGCTCCTGCAGAGCATTGCAACTTACTTGTCCAAATCTAAAGCGTCTGAAGTGGGTTGGATATTATCTTCCTATTAACTTGTTCATGGGAGAATTCAACTGCTTAGAAGAAGTCGAAATTTCGTTTAGCAATCCTGAAGTTGATTATGCAAGAGCTGACTTCATTAGTGCCCGTGATAATCTGTTGCGCAGTATGTGCAGTGTTAAAGCTCTTGTTCTTGATCCAATTACTGTAGAG ATTCTATTCAAGGGTGGTTCTCCACATGCACCATTCTTGAACCTTTGGAGCTTGCATGTTCGAATTCATGAAAGTATTTGTAATGCTACAGGCCCTGCTCTGGCCGCTCTTCTCAACGGAGCGTCAAATTTGAATACTTTGGATATATCATCCAAATCACCTAAAATTTCTAATGGAATTCAA TCATTTGGATACGCTAAGGGATATTGGGCAAAACCAGGCCTCCTTGATTTTACATCTCAGCTGAAAGAGGTAACCCTGGAGCTCACCAATGGTTCTAATGGAATTGCATTAGCGTGGCATATTCTTGAGCATGCTCAGAATTTGAAAAAGATGATCATTATTTGTTTCCCCATTTTGCCGCATCATTATAATTTTTTGATGAAGTTGGAGGGAACCAAGATTATTTCCAACGCCACAATTACGATTCAGAGAAACTAA
- the LOC101299511 gene encoding ABC transporter B family member 9-like — LSGGQKQRIAIARAILKDPRILLLDEATSALDAESDRIVQDALDRVMVNRTTVVVAHRLTTIKGADMIAVVKNGVIAEKGSHEVLMKITDGSYASLVALRSSST; from the coding sequence CTATCTGGAGGACAGAAGCAAAGAATAGCCATTGCAAGGGCTATTCTAAAGGACCCAAGAATTCTTTTGCTCGACGAAGCTACAAGTGCACTGGATGCAGAGTCAGACCGCATAGTACAAGATGCTTTGGATAGAGTGATGGTGAATAGAACAACTGTTGTCGTTGCGCACCGCCTTACCACGATCAAAGGAGCAGACATGATAGCTGTGGTCAAGAACGGCGTGATTGCTGAGAAAGGTAGCCATGAAGTTCTAATGAAGATCACCGATGGTTCTTATGCTTCTTTGGTGGCACTCCGTTCAAGCTCAACATAA